In Leptospira stimsonii, the following proteins share a genomic window:
- the ggt gene encoding gamma-glutamyltransferase, with amino-acid sequence MKQNYARIILILLLFSCKDVPLSIEGRKVSTDLLVTPSNQRKHTDYFSESKNLMIASDSIEATAAGIEVGKLGGNVVDVVVATSFAISVTRPHSTGLGGGGFLVLYLKEFSEPIAFDFRERAPSAASRNMYKRKPKEDSLFGFRAVGVPGNVAGLIQIHKRYGRLSLKAVIAPAIRLAENGFPVYPDLFTAIQKSSKDMDEEMKGIFLPKGKVPEVGSLLVQKDLANTLKLISENGEREFYQGKIAGSIVGAMKKNGGLITSQDLKNFRVIEKNTLKSSYRGYTIYTMPPPSSGVHLLTMLSMIETKPLKELYDKDAAGYYHFMAEAMRRGYADRAILGGDPQFTKIPIDRLLSKKYAQEKISDFDPKLASSSSSFLKDLNFGVESPQTTHISVMDKDGNSVSTTQSINFRFGASVVVPGYGIVLNDTMDDFSRAPGEPNVYGLIGAEANSILPKKTPLSSMSPTLVFKGNEPFLATGAPGGSYIVNAVLQSLVYNLDFRLTLYESVARGRVHHQFFPDAVFIEKSVNERNVFDGLSSRKHDIRIAPNFAKLFSVKRENGMLYGASDPRGEGATGGL; translated from the coding sequence ATGAAACAAAATTATGCACGTATCATACTGATACTTCTCCTCTTTTCCTGTAAGGACGTTCCTCTTTCGATTGAAGGGAGGAAGGTTTCCACAGACTTACTCGTAACCCCTTCTAATCAAAGAAAGCATACCGATTATTTTAGCGAGAGTAAGAATCTGATGATCGCTTCCGATTCGATCGAAGCGACCGCGGCGGGAATCGAAGTGGGAAAGTTAGGTGGGAACGTCGTCGACGTCGTTGTAGCGACTTCTTTTGCGATTTCGGTTACGAGACCTCATTCTACCGGATTGGGAGGAGGAGGCTTTCTTGTCCTCTATCTGAAAGAATTTTCGGAACCGATCGCGTTTGATTTTCGTGAAAGGGCACCGAGCGCGGCCTCCCGTAATATGTACAAACGAAAACCGAAGGAAGATTCTCTTTTTGGATTTCGAGCGGTAGGTGTTCCGGGTAACGTTGCGGGTTTGATTCAGATCCACAAACGATATGGTAGACTTTCCTTAAAAGCGGTGATCGCGCCTGCGATTCGTTTAGCGGAGAATGGATTTCCGGTTTATCCGGATTTATTTACTGCGATTCAGAAATCATCGAAAGACATGGACGAGGAAATGAAGGGAATCTTTCTTCCGAAAGGGAAGGTTCCCGAAGTCGGGTCCCTGCTTGTTCAAAAAGATCTTGCAAACACTTTGAAATTGATCTCCGAAAACGGAGAAAGAGAATTTTACCAAGGTAAAATAGCGGGTTCGATCGTAGGTGCGATGAAAAAGAACGGAGGTTTGATCACCTCTCAAGATCTAAAAAATTTCCGGGTGATCGAAAAGAATACGCTAAAATCATCTTACAGAGGTTATACGATCTATACGATGCCTCCGCCTTCTTCCGGCGTTCATCTTCTTACGATGTTATCGATGATAGAAACCAAACCTCTGAAGGAATTGTACGATAAGGACGCGGCGGGTTATTATCATTTTATGGCGGAGGCGATGCGCCGAGGATACGCAGATCGCGCGATTCTCGGCGGGGATCCGCAGTTTACGAAAATTCCGATCGATCGTCTTCTTTCCAAAAAATATGCGCAGGAAAAGATTTCTGACTTTGATCCCAAACTTGCGTCGAGCAGTTCTTCTTTTTTAAAAGACTTAAACTTTGGTGTGGAATCTCCTCAAACAACTCATATTTCCGTGATGGATAAGGATGGAAATTCGGTCTCAACGACACAATCGATCAATTTTCGTTTTGGAGCCTCGGTCGTAGTTCCAGGTTATGGAATTGTCCTGAACGATACAATGGATGATTTCAGTCGCGCTCCAGGAGAACCGAATGTCTACGGTCTGATCGGTGCAGAAGCGAATTCGATTCTGCCTAAAAAAACTCCGCTGAGTAGTATGTCTCCGACTCTCGTCTTCAAAGGCAACGAGCCGTTCTTGGCGACGGGAGCACCCGGTGGTTCTTATATTGTGAATGCTGTTTTACAATCCTTGGTTTATAATTTGGACTTTCGGTTGACCTTGTATGAATCCGTCGCACGGGGTAGAGTGCATCATCAATTTTTTCCGGACGCGGTTTTTATCGAAAAGTCGGTGAACGAAAGAAACGTATTCGATGGGCTTTCCTCGAGGAAACACGATATTCGAATCGCTCCGAACTTTGCGAAATTATTTTCGGTCAAAAGAGAGAACGGAATGCTCTATGGAGCTTCCGATCCACGTGGAGAAGGGGCCACAGGCGGACTTTGA
- the clpA gene encoding ATP-dependent Clp protease ATP-binding subunit ClpA, translating into MILTEEMERTLRKAWEEAKQRRNEFITLEHILLALTYDTVGKEVLEACGADIEKLKKDLSQYLDSELESFPETSGDVDPIYTIGVQHVLQLAEFHVQSTRNKKMDGGDVLAALFREDQSNAVYFLGSQDISRLDVVRYISHGIRKDNQNREKETLGEEGEKVSDPLKAFCVDLTAKAREGKLDPMIGRADELDRTIHILCRRRKNNPIFVGEAGVGKTSIVEGLAQMVVDGNVPEPLKNLKVYSLDMGLLLAGTKFRGEFEERLKNVVTQITAQDDHVLFIDEIHTIIGAGAVSGGSLDASNLLKPALSSGELRCIGTTTYKEYKTIFEKDHALSRRFQKVEVGEPSIPETIEILKGLLGKYETFHKVKYSAPAVEQAAELSARYILDRKLPDKAIDLLDEAGARVRLRESGKKTVTVREIEELVSKIAKVPSVTVKADDREKLKNLDEELKAKIYGQNSAIDQLVQSIRLSRSGLSEPGKPVGSFLFAGPTGVGKTELTRKLAEILGVELIRFDMSEYMEKHTVSRLIGSPPGYVGFEQGGQLTDAVHRNPHCVLLLDEIEKAHEDIYNILLQIMDHATLTDNNGRKSDFRQVILVMTTNTGARERSTNPVGFGNDLLEDRSLKAIEKQFSPEFRNRLTAVIEFSSLSQENVTKVVAKQLALLQERLNSKQIELEFQDDVLNYIAEKAYTPEFGARPVQRWIDTHISKRISEEILFGELKSGGRAKLVAGKEGIEMEFSHGKKS; encoded by the coding sequence ATGATTCTTACGGAAGAAATGGAACGGACCTTACGAAAGGCTTGGGAAGAAGCAAAACAAAGAAGAAACGAATTTATCACTCTCGAACACATCCTTCTTGCGTTGACCTATGATACAGTCGGAAAAGAGGTTTTGGAAGCCTGTGGAGCCGATATCGAAAAACTAAAGAAAGATCTGAGTCAATATCTCGATAGCGAACTCGAATCCTTTCCGGAAACCTCCGGAGACGTAGATCCGATTTATACGATCGGAGTTCAACACGTTCTACAGCTCGCCGAGTTTCACGTCCAATCCACTCGCAATAAAAAGATGGATGGGGGAGATGTTCTCGCGGCTTTATTCAGAGAAGATCAATCCAACGCAGTGTATTTTCTCGGCTCACAGGATATTTCCAGATTGGACGTCGTTCGTTATATCTCTCACGGAATTCGCAAAGACAATCAGAATCGAGAAAAAGAAACTCTGGGGGAAGAAGGAGAAAAAGTTTCCGATCCTCTCAAAGCCTTTTGTGTGGATCTTACGGCGAAGGCCAGAGAAGGAAAGTTGGATCCTATGATCGGACGCGCGGACGAACTGGATCGGACAATTCACATTCTTTGCAGAAGAAGAAAGAACAATCCTATCTTTGTAGGAGAGGCGGGAGTCGGTAAAACTTCCATCGTCGAAGGACTTGCGCAAATGGTCGTGGACGGAAATGTTCCGGAACCGTTGAAGAACCTAAAAGTTTATTCTCTCGACATGGGACTCTTACTCGCGGGGACTAAGTTCCGAGGAGAATTTGAAGAGAGACTCAAGAATGTAGTCACTCAGATCACGGCGCAAGACGATCACGTTCTTTTTATAGACGAAATCCATACGATCATCGGAGCTGGCGCGGTATCCGGCGGTTCTTTGGACGCTTCGAATCTCCTAAAACCCGCCCTTTCCAGCGGTGAACTTCGTTGTATCGGGACGACGACTTACAAAGAATACAAAACTATATTCGAAAAAGATCATGCTCTTTCCAGAAGATTCCAAAAGGTGGAAGTAGGCGAACCTTCGATCCCCGAAACGATAGAGATCTTAAAAGGACTCTTGGGAAAATACGAAACCTTTCACAAGGTGAAGTATTCCGCCCCTGCAGTGGAACAAGCCGCCGAGTTGTCCGCGCGTTATATTCTGGATCGAAAACTTCCGGACAAGGCGATCGACCTTTTGGATGAGGCGGGTGCTCGCGTTCGGCTTCGTGAGAGTGGGAAAAAAACCGTGACGGTAAGAGAAATCGAAGAACTCGTTTCTAAAATAGCGAAAGTTCCTTCCGTTACCGTCAAAGCCGACGATCGTGAAAAGCTCAAGAATTTAGACGAAGAATTAAAAGCCAAGATCTACGGACAAAATTCCGCGATCGATCAACTCGTACAATCGATTCGACTTTCCAGAAGCGGACTTTCCGAACCGGGAAAACCCGTGGGTAGTTTTCTCTTTGCGGGACCGACCGGGGTTGGAAAGACCGAGCTGACTCGTAAATTAGCGGAGATTCTCGGAGTGGAACTCATTCGTTTTGATATGAGCGAATACATGGAAAAACATACCGTTTCCCGATTGATTGGATCTCCTCCCGGTTACGTAGGTTTTGAACAAGGCGGACAATTGACCGATGCGGTGCATCGAAATCCTCACTGTGTCCTTTTGCTCGATGAGATCGAAAAGGCTCATGAAGACATTTATAATATTCTTCTCCAGATTATGGATCACGCAACACTTACGGACAACAACGGAAGAAAATCCGATTTTCGTCAGGTGATCCTCGTGATGACCACTAACACTGGAGCTCGGGAACGTTCTACAAATCCAGTGGGTTTTGGAAATGACCTTTTGGAAGACAGAAGTCTCAAGGCGATCGAAAAACAATTTTCTCCGGAGTTTCGGAACCGTCTCACAGCGGTGATCGAGTTCTCTTCTCTCAGTCAGGAAAATGTAACCAAAGTAGTTGCAAAACAGCTTGCTCTTTTACAAGAGCGTCTGAATTCTAAACAAATTGAATTGGAATTTCAGGATGATGTTCTCAACTACATCGCTGAAAAAGCGTATACACCCGAGTTCGGAGCTAGGCCCGTCCAGAGATGGATCGACACTCATATCTCAAAAAGAATCTCGGAAGAAATTCTATTTGGAGAATTAAAATCGGGCGGAAGGGCGAAACTCGTTGCCGGAAAAGAGGGAATCGAAATGGAATTTTCTCACGGCAAAAAATCCTAA
- the clpS gene encoding ATP-dependent Clp protease adapter ClpS produces the protein MSEIFRFDTEEQTLTKEKVKLKRPSKYRVIILNDDFTPMEFVVWILQVVFHRTRAESEQIMLKAHITGKALCGVYSHDVARTKVIQVQQLADQHGYPLHCTMEVEEGEEES, from the coding sequence ATGAGCGAGATCTTTCGATTCGACACGGAAGAACAGACGTTAACCAAGGAGAAGGTCAAACTCAAACGTCCTTCCAAATACAGAGTTATCATACTCAACGACGATTTTACTCCGATGGAATTCGTCGTTTGGATTTTACAGGTAGTCTTTCACAGAACGAGAGCCGAAAGCGAACAGATCATGTTAAAGGCGCATATCACCGGGAAAGCGTTATGCGGCGTTTATTCGCACGATGTGGCGCGAACCAAGGTCATACAAGTTCAACAATTGGCGGATCAACACGGATACCCACTTCATTGTACGATGGAAGTGGAAGAAGGAGAAGAAGAATCATGA
- a CDS encoding GNAT family N-acetyltransferase, with the protein MSSPLSNGVSVEFLDSISSIPKEEWNSISDPKNPFLEYDFLHSLEVSRSIGSNTSWIQKYSVLKLEGSFSAVIPLFLKFDSYGEYIFDFQWAQFFAQAGLSYYPKGLVAIPFTPANGKRILHKNELSLEEVCSYMIPELLRFSEEEGLSGVHFLFLEKEESEVLETFGFATRLSHQYHWTNPGYGSFDDYLSAMKSKKRMQIKREREIVRSYGLDIRIIEGDRISKPDMNAIWRFYQDTHSRKWGSAYLNRAFFDSAFATFRDRIVLVLASRDGEPIAGTFNLRKGDFLYGRYWGCLEYHSHLHFECCFYQLIDYAIREKIKVFEAGAQGEHKFLRGFPAMPTYSSHRIFHPGARNAIERFLKEERLHMQEMIQETNEHSPLKEFSNETFFRDNAIAEKGSLDP; encoded by the coding sequence ATGTCTTCTCCTCTTTCCAACGGCGTCAGCGTAGAATTTTTAGATTCTATTTCCTCGATTCCCAAGGAAGAATGGAATTCCATCTCCGATCCTAAAAATCCGTTTTTAGAATACGACTTTTTACATTCCCTGGAAGTTTCCCGATCTATCGGCTCGAACACTTCTTGGATTCAGAAGTATTCTGTTCTCAAATTGGAAGGGAGTTTTTCTGCGGTCATTCCTCTTTTTCTCAAGTTCGATTCCTATGGGGAATATATCTTCGATTTTCAGTGGGCCCAATTCTTCGCTCAAGCTGGATTGAGCTATTATCCCAAAGGTCTCGTGGCGATTCCGTTTACTCCGGCAAATGGAAAAAGAATTCTTCATAAGAATGAGTTAAGCCTGGAAGAAGTTTGTTCTTATATGATTCCGGAGCTCCTTCGTTTTTCGGAAGAAGAAGGACTTTCCGGTGTTCACTTTCTCTTCTTAGAAAAAGAAGAATCGGAAGTCCTGGAAACGTTCGGCTTCGCGACTCGACTTTCTCACCAATATCACTGGACCAATCCAGGTTATGGAAGCTTTGACGATTACTTGAGCGCGATGAAATCCAAAAAACGAATGCAGATCAAACGGGAACGTGAGATCGTTCGGAGTTACGGACTTGATATCAGAATTATCGAAGGAGACCGGATTTCCAAGCCGGATATGAATGCTATCTGGCGTTTTTATCAGGACACACATTCCAGAAAATGGGGCTCCGCTTATCTCAATCGCGCCTTCTTTGATTCCGCGTTTGCTACGTTTCGAGATCGGATCGTTTTGGTTCTTGCGTCCCGGGACGGGGAACCGATTGCGGGAACCTTCAACCTTAGAAAGGGTGATTTTTTATACGGAAGATATTGGGGTTGTCTCGAATACCATTCTCACCTTCATTTTGAATGTTGTTTTTATCAATTGATCGATTATGCGATTCGTGAGAAAATCAAGGTCTTTGAGGCGGGCGCTCAGGGAGAACACAAGTTTCTTCGTGGATTTCCGGCGATGCCGACTTATAGTTCGCATCGGATTTTTCATCCGGGCGCTCGAAATGCGATTGAACGTTTCCTAAAAGAAGAAAGACTGCACATGCAGGAAATGATTCAAGAAACAAACGAGCACTCTCCGCTCAAGGAATTTTCAAACGAAACATTCTTCCGAGACAACGCGATCGCAGAGAAAGGGAGTCTAGATCCATGA
- a CDS encoding RNA polymerase sigma factor: MSAKKEIWEECTNLLAKAREGDPTSYEKFLRLVTGVLRSYLSPRINNAEDREDLVQEILIGLHKARDSYRAERHPAPWVFAIARYKTIDYLRKRKVGDRYFTTDNLELFASPEPVEEEEPEKAREILREWLSVLDERQKQILTHLKLDGMSVREVSEKTGLSESNIKVITHRAVQKIRKHFSLDL, translated from the coding sequence ATGTCAGCTAAAAAAGAAATCTGGGAAGAATGTACAAATCTCCTCGCAAAGGCTCGAGAAGGGGATCCAACTTCGTATGAAAAATTTCTGAGACTTGTAACCGGAGTCCTTCGTTCGTATCTATCTCCACGTATCAACAATGCCGAGGACCGAGAGGATCTGGTCCAGGAAATCTTAATCGGACTCCATAAGGCTCGGGATTCGTATCGCGCGGAACGTCACCCGGCCCCTTGGGTTTTTGCGATCGCACGCTACAAAACCATCGATTATCTCCGAAAAAGAAAGGTCGGCGATCGCTATTTTACCACGGACAATCTGGAACTCTTCGCCTCTCCGGAACCGGTCGAAGAGGAAGAACCGGAAAAGGCGCGGGAAATTCTAAGGGAATGGCTTTCCGTCTTGGATGAAAGGCAGAAGCAGATTCTGACTCATCTCAAACTCGACGGAATGAGCGTGAGAGAAGTTTCGGAAAAAACCGGGCTTTCCGAATCAAATATCAAGGTAATCACCCACCGCGCGGTTCAAAAGATTCGAAAGCATTTTTCCCTCGATCTCTGA
- a CDS encoding NrsF family protein codes for MLSKEQRTESLIQKMAAEPPLRRNVWGSFVVLFPLLGIGLILLFLSLYPITAPMIHIPTLFPDFLWIGIVGFSAYWILFQLRFPEESFSKSSKLPILLGLIWVLYSGGLYAWDIIEDHEFSHHVGRCSATIFFSSILLCGSGLFILRNGNPGNPILSSAVLSIFSLALANLCLKFVCGDQSSYHIFFSHVLSSLFLFFISFFVFKNILKW; via the coding sequence ATGTTGAGTAAAGAACAAAGAACCGAATCCTTAATCCAGAAAATGGCGGCAGAACCTCCTTTGAGAAGAAACGTCTGGGGATCTTTTGTCGTCTTGTTCCCGCTTTTAGGGATCGGCTTGATTCTCCTCTTTTTATCACTGTACCCGATCACAGCACCTATGATTCATATTCCAACTTTGTTTCCCGATTTTCTTTGGATCGGAATCGTTGGCTTCAGTGCGTATTGGATTCTTTTTCAATTGAGATTTCCGGAAGAATCGTTTTCGAAATCTTCTAAACTTCCGATTCTCCTTGGTCTGATTTGGGTGCTTTACTCAGGAGGATTGTATGCCTGGGATATCATAGAAGATCATGAATTCAGCCATCACGTAGGTAGGTGTTCGGCGACTATTTTTTTCTCCAGTATTCTTCTGTGCGGAAGCGGACTTTTTATTTTGAGAAATGGAAATCCGGGAAACCCGATTTTAAGCTCGGCGGTGCTTTCGATTTTTAGTTTAGCCCTTGCCAACCTTTGTTTAAAATTCGTTTGCGGCGATCAATCCTCCTATCATATTTTCTTTTCCCACGTTCTTTCGAGTTTATTCTTATTCTTTATCAGCTTTTTTGTATTTAAGAATATCTTAAAGTGGTAA
- a CDS encoding AAA domain-containing protein: MKEQKFSDSLEELEAVRKELEREKKEEETLFSKDWLSRSLPERIQLGITLYPLVYEEQSIGRDGSWILTFRFPEQEEYPSKFQSGAPIQIGKEEDRARTILVSLQKERIRIAIDEVPEWVEEGKCHLDLLPDETSYKEMFRALDIVTDAKKGSRLYTNRELLLGYGKADKISLREADKTRVQGRMNSRLNESQKNAVLHAVLSEDVTIIHGPPGTGKTTTLTEIVSQLVAEERKILVSAPTHSACDLLVESISEKGIPVLRLGHPARVSETALHSTLDYKLFHHPDGKLLSEYRREVVEISKQAKKYKRNFGEKEREERKSLFQEVKELKKTIRTIESGLIDSLVSSHPVIVSTPVASAKGILDGRVFDYCVLDECSQALEPASWIPILKSDRVILAGDHKQLPPTLFSEKNTLEETLFEKAAERLADSERVFLLDTQYRMKDEIAEFSSQEFYSNLLKSGRPLEERTSDFPEDFPFLHSFQWIDTAGTDSEEVSVEESLTNPFEADLQIRICVLLSEHGWSEEEITILSPYRAQVRLISEKLKESNLPKIRVSTIDSFQGRENRCILLGFVRSNEEGKSGFLKESRRINVGMTRARDLLLCIGDSSTLSSDAFLSKLIQFAEEREVFRTAWEFL; the protein is encoded by the coding sequence TTGAAGGAACAAAAATTTTCCGATTCTTTGGAAGAATTGGAAGCCGTTCGCAAAGAACTCGAGCGGGAAAAAAAAGAAGAAGAAACTCTTTTCTCAAAAGATTGGCTTTCCCGCTCTTTGCCGGAACGGATTCAACTCGGAATCACGTTATACCCTCTTGTCTACGAAGAACAATCCATCGGTCGAGACGGGAGTTGGATTCTTACCTTTCGATTTCCGGAACAGGAAGAATATCCGTCCAAGTTTCAATCGGGCGCACCGATTCAAATCGGGAAGGAAGAGGATCGTGCGCGCACCATTCTCGTTTCCCTTCAGAAAGAAAGAATCCGAATCGCAATCGACGAAGTGCCGGAATGGGTCGAGGAAGGAAAGTGTCATCTCGATCTGTTACCGGATGAAACTTCTTACAAAGAAATGTTTCGTGCCTTGGATATCGTAACCGACGCGAAAAAAGGAAGTCGATTGTATACGAATCGGGAACTTCTTCTCGGATATGGAAAAGCGGATAAGATCTCCCTACGAGAGGCTGATAAAACTCGAGTTCAGGGAAGAATGAATTCTCGTCTGAACGAATCTCAGAAGAATGCGGTGTTACACGCCGTTCTTTCCGAAGACGTCACGATCATCCACGGTCCGCCCGGAACCGGGAAAACTACAACGTTAACCGAAATCGTAAGTCAACTCGTTGCGGAAGAAAGAAAAATTCTCGTCTCCGCGCCGACACATTCCGCCTGCGATCTTCTTGTGGAATCCATTTCCGAAAAAGGAATTCCTGTTTTACGTCTTGGACATCCCGCCAGAGTTTCGGAGACGGCTCTCCATTCGACATTGGACTATAAATTGTTCCATCATCCCGACGGCAAATTGTTAAGCGAATACAGAAGGGAAGTTGTAGAAATCTCCAAACAAGCAAAAAAATACAAAAGAAACTTTGGAGAAAAGGAAAGAGAAGAAAGAAAGTCTCTTTTTCAGGAAGTTAAGGAACTCAAAAAAACGATTCGAACGATCGAGTCCGGTCTGATCGACAGCCTCGTTTCCTCTCATCCTGTGATCGTTTCGACTCCGGTCGCTTCAGCGAAAGGAATTTTGGATGGAAGAGTTTTCGATTATTGTGTGTTAGACGAGTGTTCGCAAGCGCTCGAGCCGGCCTCTTGGATTCCAATTTTAAAATCGGATCGCGTGATTCTCGCGGGAGACCACAAACAATTGCCGCCCACTTTGTTTTCAGAGAAGAATACTCTGGAAGAGACATTGTTTGAAAAGGCCGCTGAGAGACTTGCAGACTCCGAACGCGTTTTTCTTCTCGACACTCAGTACCGAATGAAGGACGAAATTGCCGAGTTTTCTTCCCAAGAGTTTTATTCTAACCTTTTGAAATCCGGTCGCCCGTTGGAGGAAAGGACTTCCGATTTTCCGGAAGACTTTCCGTTTCTCCATTCTTTCCAATGGATCGATACTGCCGGAACGGACAGCGAGGAAGTATCCGTAGAAGAAAGTTTGACTAACCCGTTCGAAGCGGATCTACAGATTCGGATCTGCGTTTTGTTAAGCGAACACGGTTGGTCCGAAGAAGAGATCACAATCCTTTCTCCCTACCGCGCTCAAGTCCGATTGATTTCCGAAAAGTTGAAAGAGTCAAACCTTCCGAAGATTCGAGTTTCCACGATCGATTCCTTCCAAGGACGGGAGAACCGTTGTATTCTTCTTGGTTTTGTCCGTTCCAACGAAGAAGGAAAATCCGGGTTCTTAAAAGAATCCAGAAGGATCAACGTGGGAATGACAAGGGCGAGGGATCTTCTTCTTTGTATAGGAGACAGTTCTACACTTTCTTCGGACGCATTTCTCTCTAAACTGATTCAATTTGCCGAAGAAAGGGAAGTGTTTCGAACCGCTTGGGAATTTTTGTAA
- a CDS encoding PLP-dependent cysteine synthase family protein, with amino-acid sequence MFDEISRSIDEFGNSFLGALNNIQKSFGRELSVAKPVKETILQMIGNTPLIRLNQIGSHIPNVEFYLKAEFCNPTGSVKDRTALSMILSSERRGELKPGGQIIQPGYNSTGLSLAWISTIRQYKFRCLVAGDTDPQKIKDLQTFGAHVEILPEAKGNWDEALLKKAREIKEKEKSTVILNEYTDMANTNAHYLFTGPEIWRDLAGNVDAFVAGGGSGGTLSGAGRFLKSKKSSIRVIMGVSQKSRFIRKMVQNETSIHLPESFDPKIVDEYVGVDREQALLYQSDLYQKEGIFAGTTTGTTLASAIRFAESLPTRDDQKSQVYRIVVLSPDRF; translated from the coding sequence ATGTTTGATGAAATCTCCCGTTCGATCGACGAGTTTGGAAACAGTTTCCTTGGCGCTCTGAATAACATTCAGAAATCGTTTGGACGGGAACTCAGCGTTGCAAAGCCGGTAAAAGAAACGATCCTTCAGATGATCGGAAACACTCCGCTCATCCGTTTGAATCAGATCGGTTCTCATATTCCCAATGTGGAATTTTATCTCAAGGCTGAGTTCTGCAATCCTACCGGTTCCGTGAAAGACAGAACGGCTCTTTCCATGATTCTTTCCTCCGAAAGAAGAGGAGAATTGAAACCGGGAGGTCAGATTATCCAACCCGGATACAATTCCACAGGGCTGAGTCTGGCTTGGATCAGTACGATTCGACAATATAAATTTCGTTGTTTGGTCGCCGGGGACACCGATCCTCAAAAGATCAAGGATCTCCAGACGTTCGGTGCTCACGTCGAAATTCTTCCCGAAGCAAAGGGGAATTGGGACGAGGCTCTTTTGAAAAAAGCGAGAGAGATCAAAGAGAAAGAAAAAAGCACCGTAATCTTAAACGAATACACGGATATGGCCAATACAAACGCACATTATCTTTTTACCGGCCCTGAAATTTGGAGAGACCTCGCGGGCAACGTGGACGCGTTTGTCGCGGGTGGCGGTTCCGGAGGAACTCTTTCCGGAGCGGGACGTTTTTTAAAATCCAAGAAGTCTTCGATTCGAGTGATCATGGGTGTGAGTCAGAAATCCAGGTTCATTCGAAAGATGGTGCAGAATGAAACTTCCATTCACCTTCCGGAATCCTTTGATCCAAAGATTGTGGATGAGTATGTGGGCGTCGACCGGGAACAAGCGCTTCTCTATCAATCCGATCTCTATCAAAAAGAAGGAATCTTCGCGGGCACAACAACGGGAACTACGCTTGCGAGTGCGATCCGATTTGCGGAAAGTCTTCCGACCAGGGACGATCAAAAATCTCAGGTCTACAGAATCGTAGTCCTATCTCCGGACCGGTTTTGA
- the leuD gene encoding 3-isopropylmalate dehydratase small subunit, translated as MKAFTTLSGIAALLDRPNVDTDQIIPKQFLRKIERTGFGVHLFHDWRYLDDAGTKPNPEFSLNQDRYKGAIILVTRDNFGCGSSREHAPWALEDYGFRCIIAPSYADIFFNNCFKNGMLPVVLKSEEVEELFQAVSSQAGAKITIDLEKQTVTGPTGKVFTFEVDSFRKYCLYNGLDDIGLTLKHESKIGEFEKKQKEVEPWLYAI; from the coding sequence ATGAAAGCATTTACTACTCTTAGCGGAATCGCGGCCTTACTCGATCGACCCAATGTGGATACGGATCAGATCATCCCAAAACAATTTTTGAGAAAGATAGAACGAACCGGATTCGGGGTTCATCTTTTTCACGACTGGAGATATTTAGACGACGCAGGAACCAAGCCCAATCCTGAATTCTCCTTAAACCAGGATCGTTACAAAGGCGCCATTATCTTAGTAACGAGAGACAACTTCGGTTGCGGCTCTTCCAGAGAACACGCTCCTTGGGCCTTGGAAGACTACGGTTTCCGTTGTATCATCGCTCCTTCTTACGCGGATATTTTTTTCAATAACTGCTTTAAAAACGGAATGCTTCCGGTGGTTTTAAAATCCGAAGAAGTGGAAGAATTATTTCAGGCCGTTTCTTCTCAGGCGGGTGCGAAGATTACGATCGATCTGGAAAAACAAACCGTTACCGGACCAACCGGAAAAGTGTTCACTTTCGAAGTGGATTCTTTTCGAAAATACTGTCTTTACAACGGACTCGATGATATCGGGCTTACTCTCAAACACGAATCCAAAATCGGAGAGTTTGAAAAAAAGCAGAAAGAAGTTGAACCTTGGTTGTACGCTATATAA